TGGATATGGCCGCAGTTGGAACACTGCCAGATCATATCGCCGTCTCTGGAGAACACCAGGCCCCCCTCCACGTTGGCCAGCAGCTTGCGGTAACGCTCCTCGTGCTCCTTCTCGATCTTGGCAACTTCGGAGAACAGGAATGCGATGTGGTCAAAGCCCTCCTCCTCGGCCTCCTTGGCCATGGTGGCGTACATATCGGTCCACTCGTAGTTCTCGCCCTCAGCAGCGGCGGCCAGGTTCTCCGCAGTGGAACCGATCCCGCCCAGCAGCTTGAACCAGATCTCAGCATGCTCCTTCTCATTGGCGGCGGTCTCCTCAAAGATCTTGGAGATCTGGACAAAACCGTCCTTCTTCGCTTTGGAGGCAAAATAGGTGTACTTGTTGCGGGCCTGGGACTCCCCAGCAAAGGCTGTCCACAGGTTCTGTTCTGTCTTGCTTCCCTTCAGTTCAGGCATGATGATTTCCTCCTTTAGTTTCTTAATGAGAATAATTACTGTTTAAATTATACCATATCCTGCCCGCCTCGTCAACTCATTTTACAGATCTTTGGAACCATCCTGTGTCTTCGACCGGGCCCGCATCTATTATACTCTACTCCTCCAGTCCGGGCAAGCGGTCCGCCAAATTTTGCAGTCAAAAACATCGCCCGCAGGGCGGCCCCAACTGCAAGCTCAGCGCAGCGGTTGTGATTTGGAAAGGAGGAGCAGCAAAATGAGTGCGCTCTGACTTATAAAATAAGTCGGAGCAAACGATAGACGTTTGCTCCGACTTGGAGCAGGTGAGGGGAATCGAACCCCCGTGTTCAGCTTGGGAAGCTGACATTCTGCCATTGAACTACACCTGCATGGGTTTCAGCCTGTATAATATACCACAACTTGGCGTGCAATGCAAGGGGAAAATCCAGACTCACAAAAGTTTTTTCAGACCAGCCGGACCAGCGCCCCCTCCTCCCCCGCCGCAGCTGGGGAGGAGGGGGCGCGCCGCTGGCCCCAGGCCGTGAAGAGCAGAGACATCGGGCGGACATCCGCCGAAGATCCGCACACCAGCGCTGCGGCCTGGTTGGTAAAGCGGAGGGACAAGCCCTTCCGGACCAGATCGATCATTATGGAGACCGCTCGACTGATGGCGGTAAAGACCGCCGGCCGGTCCGGAGACTGGAGTCCAGGTCTGTCTGTGCGGGCCCGGAGATGAGCCGGCCCAGGCAGTCGAACCGGGAGCCGTGGCAGGGGCAGTCCCAGGTCTTCTCGTCCGGGTCCCACTCCAGCTGGCAGCCCAGGTGGGGGCAGCGGATGTCCACGGGGTGGAGCGCCCCCGTCTCGTCCCGGTAGACCCCGGCCTTTTTCCCGTTGAGGAACACGATCCCGCCGTGTCCGGCCGGGATATCTTTGGCCGCCTCTGCTGGGATCTGGAAGAATCGCTTGACCATACTCTTGACGGCCTGCCCGCCCTCCTTCAGGATGCCGGGCAGCGCCGCGGGGTCCAGACGGCTGGGAGAGAAAAGGCCGGCATAGGGGTTGTCCCTGCCCTGGATCATATCACACAGGAGGGTGGCGGCCGCCATGGAGGAGGTCATGCCCCACTTCTGGAACCCAGTGGCCACATACCAGCCGGGATGGCTGGAGGAGTAGGGGCCGATATAGGGCACATGGTCAGGCGGCATGCAGTCCTGGGCAGACCAGTGGGCGGTCTCCTGGCTCTGGGGGAACCACTCCCGGGCCTTCCGCCGGAGCAGGTCATACCGGCCCCCCTCGGTGTTCTCGCCGGTGCGATGGCCTCCGCCGCCCAGCAGGAGCAATTCCCCATAGGTGCGGAGAGAGAAGGTGTCCCGTCCCACTCCCAGAAACATGCCGTCCACAGGCGGAGCGCCCTGCAGGGCCAGCACATAGGAGCGCTCCTGGTGCATCCGGGCGAAATACATCCCCGGAAAGTTGACAAAGGGAAAATGGCAGGCGAAAACGATGTGCTCCGCCTGGACCGAGCCCAGCTCTGTGGTCAGGAGGTCCCCCTCCGCGGTGAGGACCCGGCTCTGCTCGTAGATGGTCAGCTGGTCCGCCAGCACTTTCAGGAATTTCAGGGGGTGGAACTGTGCCTGCCCTTCAAAGCAGACCGCCCCATCGTGGGGGATGGGGATAGAGACCTCCCTGGTGAACGAGGCCGGCAGGCCCAGGCGCCGGGCGGCCTCCGCCTCCTCCTGTAAGACAGTGACGTCAGGGCCGTAGAGATAGGCACATCGCTCCTCCCAGTCGCAGGAAATGCCTTGGACGTCGATCAGGTCCTGATAGGCCCGGACCGCATCCTGGTTAGCTTTGGCATACCGCCTGGCGGTCTCCTCCCCAAAGGACTGGATCAGCCTGCTATAGATCAGGCCGTGCTGGGAGGTGATCTTGGCCGTGGTGTTTTGGGTCTGCCCGCCGGCGATCCGGTCGGCCTCCAGGACAACGACTGAAAGCCCGGCCTGCTGGAGGGCATAGGCCGTCAGCACCCCGGCCATCCCCGCCCCTACCACCGCTGCCTGAGTTTTCAAATGCCCCCGGAGGGGCGGCCTGCGCCCAATAGAGCAGGTCTGAGACCAGATAGATCCCATAAAAGCCTCCTTTGATCCTCTGCAGTGAATGTCTGCTTTATCCATGCCCAACGGAGCGGCTTTTATGTGAGAGAATCACTTATAGAAAAGGCGAAAAACATCGGCAAGGAGAATGAGCTGCGGACAGGACTTCCCGATGCGTCATTGTATTCGTCCCCTTTATATGCAGCGCACGATGCCCCCAGCGTGCCTCCGCCCTGGAGGGGCAGGCCGCTTTTTTGTCTCTGAGAAAGGGGCAAAAGACTTGCTGGTAACAGGATAGCAATTCACAGAGATATTCTGCCTAGCGTTCCATCTCAAATATCGTCGGCTCTTGTGGCAGGAACGCACAGCCTTGAAAAATCGCTTCCACAAATCCCCGCTCATCAGGCACGCCGGTATGAATTTCCGGTGCAGAGGGGGAGAAATAAAAAGCAGGGAACCGAAGTCTCCTGCTGGGGCGGGGGCATGTTCTGCTGTTGCTGCCCGCTGGCTGGACAGTGTATTCCGAGATGGAGGGCGGCACTTCGGGTACATTTGCCGCGCTTAGCTGGTTCACCCTCCCCGGGGCCTTTGTTCAATTTTTCATCGGCTATTCACCAACCTCCTTTTCGTGAAAGTTGCGCAATTTTACGGGATGAATCTCTGTAATGATTTCTCCACCTCCTTCCCGCCTATCCATGCAAAAAAGCCGCCCGATTTGAACGCCGGACGGCTTTTGTGTAATGTAATAAAGCAAATATTGCTCAATTTTGTAGATCAAAAAATCAACAACACGGAAAGTTGATATATAAAAATAGGATATTTGGAACTCTATATCTGTAATATATACCGTTTTTTTCGTACAGAACTTATGTTGTCCATTTTAAGTGAAAGCCCATATTTTTTAGCAAAACTTCCTCTGTTAGTTAAAATCGCAGTCTAGCTGTTTGAGTACTTCCATTTGGCTGTCTGCACACCAGCAAACGGGCTTTGAGCCTCCGATTGGCGCTGTAGTATCTGTTCATGGCTCTACGGTACCATTCGGCCTCTTTTGATAACTTTTTTGACCAAATTGCTTCCAATGCGGTAGCAGATGTAGTCCAAATCCGGTGCGTCCCAAACCACAAGGTCGCCCAGTTTTCCGACTTCCACAGAGCCGATTTGGTCAGCCATCCCAATTGCGGCAGCACCATTAAGCGTGACAGCTGTTAGCACTTCTTCCGGCGTAAGCTTGTACTTCAGGCATCCCAGTCCAATAACAAACTGCATATTCAAGCATGGGCAAGAGCCAGGATTGAAATCTGATGCCATGGCAACCGGCACTCCAGCTTCCACCATCGAACGTGCAGGCGCAAAACCGGCCCCCAGGTAAAAGCTAGTAGCCGGCAGAAGGCAGGCTACTGTGCCCCCTTTTGCCATACTGGAGATTCCTTCAGGCGGACAGACAATTAAATGTTCCGCAGAGACCGCACCCAGCTCTCCGGCCAAGACAGATCCACCAATCGGATCGATTTCATCTGCATGTATTTTGGGAGTCAGGCCATATTTGCGGCCCGTTTCCAAAATTTTTCGGCTCTCTTGTGCATTAAATACGCCTGTTTCGCAGAACACATCACAGAACTTAGCGATTTTCTGTTCCGCAACTGCTGGGATCATTTCTTCGCACAAAAGACGGATATATGCGTCCCGGTTTCCTTTATACTCAGAAGGCAGTGCATGGGCCCCCATAAAGGTGGCCACTACGTCCACAGCATGCCTCTCCTGTAACTTTTGGATCGCGCGAAGCTGTTTTAGCTCCTCATCGGTCGTAAGGCCATATCCGCTCTTGGCCTCACAGGTGGTGGTGCCGAAGGACAGCATCTCACTTAACGCCAGGGACGCCTTCTCTGTCAGCTCCTCTTCGCTGGCCGACCGTGTACTTTTGACGGTAGAAAGGATACCGCCGCCTTGGGCAAGGATATCGAGATAGGGGACACCATGGAGTTTCATACCAAGCTCATTCTGTCTCCAACCGCCAAAAATCAGGTGGGTATGTGCGTCCACAAGGCCCGGCGTGACCAGTCCTCCCTCTGCATCTATCCGTTCAGCATCTATGTCGGGAGGGGTGCCAGTCCCAACCTGAAAAATCCGTTCGCCTTCTAGCAGCACCCACGCATCTCTTTGGATTTGGATGGCGCCCTGAGCTGCCCCGCCTTTGGGTCCGTATCCCAGCGGAGTGGCAAGAACGCCGATGTTGAAGAGCAGCACTCGTTCCATATGATAGTTCGATCCTTTCTCAAGAGGGAGGAGACGCACATGCGCCTCCTCCCTAGCAAAATGGATGGTAACGCCTATTTGATGACGCTTTGATACAGTTGGATTCAGCCCTCTTTCTTTCCAGTTACCAGAGCGACCACAACGTAATCAATAAAGGAGGCACTCATACCAACGATAATAGCATCCACCGGGATGGGAAGAATACCAAATACGCACAGCAGTGAGACAACGCCACCTACAACGATGGAAGAAACTGCTGCCAAAGCGTTGCCCTTTTTCCAGAACAGGCCTAAGAGAACAGGGGCGACCAGACCGCTGGCATAGAAAGTATAAGCATAGTCCAGGATCTCAATGATGCCAGGGATGGCCAAGGCCACGAAAAGGGATGCGATACCGACCACTACGGTAGTCACCACAGACATCCGCAGAATCGTCTTGGAACTCTTTTCATCGCTGGCAGACTTACCCATAGCACCCAGGTAGATGTCGTTGACTACATGGGAAGTGCAAGCCAGCAGCAGAGAGTCAGCAGTGGACATGACGGCAGCACACAGAGCAGCGATCACAATGCCGGCGGCCACGGTGGGCAGCACCTCCACAGCCAGAGAGGCGATGGCGCTTACCTCAGTCAGGGTATCGCCCAGGAAGGCACGGGCCAGCATACCGTCTATAGCGCTGTTGACGCCCATTGCCATCAGAATACAGCCGGCAATGATACAGCCGGTCTTTGCGATTCGTTCATTCTTTGCAGAGAGCAGTCTCTGGTAGAAATCCTGACCGATGATTTCATAGGCGATCATCGGCAGCGCGATGGACGCCATTGCTGCAAGACCGATGCCGGTGGGACTCATGTAAGTATCAATGCCGCCCGGAACGTTCATGGTGGACAGTTTTTCAACCAGTCCGCTCCAACCACCAATTTTAATCAGGCCAATAAACGTAGTCAGGGGGACCCCGATGAAGATGACGATAAGCTGGATCACGTCGGTGAGGGCCACTCCCCACATGCCGGAAAAGGCTGTATAAAGAATGATCACACAGATAGCGATCACAGCTGCTACTGTAGTGTTGATTCCAAATACAGTCAGCACCTTGGAGATGGCACCGACCTGGGCGGCAAGGATCCCGACCAGAGCCGCAAAGGAGAATACACTCGTGAGGACACGCGCAGTGTTGGACTGGTAGCGGTTATAAACGAAGTCGCTGATCGTACACAGTCCCATTTTACGCATGGGCTTTGCCATCAGCAAACCCAGCACCAGCATGGCGAGGCCGGTAGAAACGCCGAATGTCATGCCGGACAATCCCTGATTATAGCCATTTGTAGAGGTTCCGATGATGTTGCCGCCGCCCAGCTGGGTAGCACACAGAGTACCCACCAGGACAAACAGGCCCATGGACCGGCCAGCCAAAAGGAAGTCTTCAGAGCCTTTTACCCTGCGGGATGCATAAAGACCCACAGCAAGCACGACCGCCATATAGGCGATCAGGATTATCAGCATTGTGATTTGATTGGGTGTCATAGCGATTCTCTCCTTTTTTCAGTGCGTTTTTTACGCCAGGATCGTTATTTCGCCAGAGTCTCCGTCCATTTTCACTCTCTGCCCCTCGCAGAATTTGTCATAGGTCTGCTGATCCACCCGGATCAGCGGGATATCCATAATAATCGCATTAGACACCAGAACAGTACTTAGATCCAGCACAATGAATCCCGCAGGTTTGTTGTCAAACTTGGACATCTGATACAGGCCGTCCATCTGCACCACAGAGCTGCCCTTATCAATAGGAAACACGATGATTTTCTTTGCAATCACTTTGTCTGTCAGTGCATGATCCTGTTCAATGATGGTACCTTTCTCCGGGCTTACCATATAGAAATTGATCGGATCTTTTGACACCAGGATCTCGCCTTCAACAATGCCGCTGGCAATCGGCTCACCCTTCAGCAGTCTCTCATCCTTCATGATACGATCTCCCCCTTCAGCACAGATTGGATACAGGCGGGAATACTCTTGACAGTAAATGTCATGTTCCAGCGCTTAGTATAGTAGGCACATTTAGGCGATTCCGTCACGCCGCTCATCCCATACAGATGTGACCAGCATGGCTGATCCACACAACTGTTGATAACGATTTCTCCACCAGCTTTATGTATGATATCCAGGTAGCCCATCCGCTGCGCCAGCTCCTTGGTGGAGGTAGAGGTGAAGATATACAGCTGACCTGCCAGCTGCTGACCATCCAGCATCTTCGCGATGGAACCCACCTGGTTGATGGTCAAATGGGGGCAGCCCAAGATACAGAAGTCCGCTTTTCCAGTGCCGGCAGAGATCTCCGCTCTGGCCTGAGCCAAGTCTTCATTCGTGATGGTGACCACAGGGGGATCTTTCCGCCCTAAAAAGGCAGTGTGGACATCTGCCGCCTCCGGTGTTACGCCTGCCACATGGAACATGGGGACGATCCCATGGATATTCAACTGAGTACCCAGGTCCATCAGTTGTTCCGACGTGGTCTGCTTGGACAAACCATTGAACACAGGGCAGTGGTATGCCTGGCCCATCTTTTTAGGCGTAATATAACCCAGCAGCTCATAATCGTATTCACTGTCCACATCGGCCTCTACCTGAATAAGGACATCGCCTGCCCGATTCTGCTCCAGCAGCAGTCCGTATTCGGGTGTGACACCGGTAATGGCCGCACACATAGCGCTCTGAGCAGCCTCACGATTTGTCCGGGCCCCCAGCACCGAGTTGACATATACTGCGCCGCCAGAAGCGGAGAAAGAACAGATTTCTCCAAAGCGGGGGACATTGTTTTCAAAAAACGGGGTGCAGTCAAAGGTGAGGATGGCGCCAAGCTTCCGATAAACATCGATCGTGCTCTTCAGTGTGCGCTCATTTTCCTCATCTAATTTCGAAATCGTCTTAAAATACTCATAGTCATAGGCGGGATTGACCGTGGGAGGCACCATACAATGTGCCTGCTCCTCCAACAGCTTCGAAACAAACCAGAGGTCACCCTCCTGGTTGCTTAGAGAGATATGCCCCCGGCTGATCGGTACCATACGCTCAGCGCCGAAAGCTTTCCCGATCCCTACCAGGACCCGCATTGCCCGGGCAAATCCTGGTCCCATTTCGCCATTCAGCATGGCTTGTTCCTTCTCTGTCAATCTCATTTCGTTCGATACCTCCTAAGTTTGATCTCAGATATCTTCCAGTGCTTTATGCACAATACTGTCATCTGCCAAGTAGGGCAGGGTGATATGGTCCTGACCCTC
The sequence above is a segment of the Lawsonibacter asaccharolyticus genome. Coding sequences within it:
- a CDS encoding rubrerythrin; the encoded protein is MPELKGSKTEQNLWTAFAGESQARNKYTYFASKAKKDGFVQISKIFEETAANEKEHAEIWFKLLGGIGSTAENLAAAAEGENYEWTDMYATMAKEAEEEGFDHIAFLFSEVAKIEKEHEERYRKLLANVEGGLVFSRDGDMIWQCSNCGHIHVGKQAPEVCPVCAHPRDYFQLKAENY
- a CDS encoding imidazolonepropionase, with protein sequence MRLLPLEKGSNYHMERVLLFNIGVLATPLGYGPKGGAAQGAIQIQRDAWVLLEGERIFQVGTGTPPDIDAERIDAEGGLVTPGLVDAHTHLIFGGWRQNELGMKLHGVPYLDILAQGGGILSTVKSTRSASEEELTEKASLALSEMLSFGTTTCEAKSGYGLTTDEELKQLRAIQKLQERHAVDVVATFMGAHALPSEYKGNRDAYIRLLCEEMIPAVAEQKIAKFCDVFCETGVFNAQESRKILETGRKYGLTPKIHADEIDPIGGSVLAGELGAVSAEHLIVCPPEGISSMAKGGTVACLLPATSFYLGAGFAPARSMVEAGVPVAMASDFNPGSCPCLNMQFVIGLGCLKYKLTPEEVLTAVTLNGAAAIGMADQIGSVEVGKLGDLVVWDAPDLDYICYRIGSNLVKKVIKRGRMVP
- a CDS encoding Na+/solute symporter → MTPNQITMLIILIAYMAVVLAVGLYASRRVKGSEDFLLAGRSMGLFVLVGTLCATQLGGGNIIGTSTNGYNQGLSGMTFGVSTGLAMLVLGLLMAKPMRKMGLCTISDFVYNRYQSNTARVLTSVFSFAALVGILAAQVGAISKVLTVFGINTTVAAVIAICVIILYTAFSGMWGVALTDVIQLIVIFIGVPLTTFIGLIKIGGWSGLVEKLSTMNVPGGIDTYMSPTGIGLAAMASIALPMIAYEIIGQDFYQRLLSAKNERIAKTGCIIAGCILMAMGVNSAIDGMLARAFLGDTLTEVSAIASLAVEVLPTVAAGIVIAALCAAVMSTADSLLLACTSHVVNDIYLGAMGKSASDEKSSKTILRMSVVTTVVVGIASLFVALAIPGIIEILDYAYTFYASGLVAPVLLGLFWKKGNALAAVSSIVVGGVVSLLCVFGILPIPVDAIIVGMSASFIDYVVVALVTGKKEG